A region from the Treponema pallidum subsp. pallidum str. Nichols genome encodes:
- the pncB gene encoding nicotinate phosphoribosyltransferase, translating to MKTSALFLDFYELTMAQGYFFHKPHECAVFEVFFRKHPFAGGYSIFAGLDPLLTAIEQFRFSGEDIDYLRTLHLFHDDFLSYLASFRFSGDIHALEEGSVIFPHEPIIRVHARLVEALLLEGLILNTINFQSLIATKTARMWRASGEGVLMEFGLRRAQGYDGALSATRAAAIGGATGTSNTLAAKLYGIRPMGTMAHAWVMSFDSEEEAFERYAALYGSASVFLIDTYHTLESGIQNAIAIGTRLKAAGKSFGVRLDSGDMQYLSVQVRAALDAAGLPEARIAVSNELDETIIESLVLSGAPIDAWGVGTHLVTGGADSAFTGVYKMSARATTQPAHTQHGHAASQRLPHWDDAHWLPVMKVSDNPAKTTTPGIKQVWRLYDAAGQYKADVIGLADEVIEPQVAQRYIHPFYNLQSFTFAAHQVEPLLRTVMQAGNRLRAGESVQEIHARMRAQLQRLDKSYVRLLNPHVYKVSLTERLAQLKNTLITALRR from the coding sequence ATGAAAACGAGCGCGCTCTTTCTTGATTTTTACGAATTGACTATGGCGCAGGGATACTTTTTTCACAAGCCGCACGAGTGTGCGGTGTTTGAAGTATTCTTTCGTAAACACCCCTTCGCGGGAGGGTACTCCATTTTTGCAGGACTCGATCCGCTCCTGACGGCAATAGAGCAGTTCCGCTTCAGTGGAGAAGATATCGATTATTTGCGCACCTTGCACTTATTTCATGATGACTTTTTGTCTTACCTTGCTTCCTTCCGCTTTTCAGGAGATATACACGCGCTAGAAGAAGGTTCAGTAATATTTCCTCACGAACCGATCATCCGCGTGCACGCGCGCTTGGTTGAAGCACTTCTGCTTGAAGGATTGATACTCAACACCATTAATTTCCAAAGCCTCATCGCAACAAAGACTGCACGGATGTGGCGCGCGTCAGGTGAAGGTGTTCTTATGGAGTTTGGCCTCAGAAGAGCACAGGGCTATGACGGCGCGTTGAGCGCCACACGCGCTGCTGCAATAGGTGGCGCAACAGGGACAAGCAATACACTTGCTGCAAAGCTCTACGGTATTCGGCCAATGGGAACTATGGCGCACGCGTGGGTGATGTCTTTTGACAGTGAAGAAGAGGCCTTCGAACGCTATGCTGCACTCTATGGAAGCGCGTCCGTATTCCTCATCGATACGTACCATACCCTGGAATCAGGGATACAGAATGCAATTGCAATAGGCACACGTTTGAAGGCGGCAGGAAAATCTTTTGGGGTACGCCTGGACTCAGGAGACATGCAGTATCTTAGCGTGCAGGTGCGTGCAGCACTAGACGCAGCGGGATTGCCCGAAGCACGCATTGCAGTTTCAAATGAGCTGGATGAGACGATCATCGAATCTTTAGTTTTAAGCGGTGCTCCCATCGATGCTTGGGGTGTAGGCACACACCTGGTAACCGGAGGAGCAGACTCTGCCTTTACCGGAGTGTACAAGATGAGTGCACGCGCTACGACACAGCCGGCGCACACTCAACACGGGCATGCAGCATCCCAACGCCTCCCCCACTGGGACGATGCACACTGGCTGCCAGTCATGAAAGTCTCGGATAACCCGGCAAAGACTACCACACCTGGAATAAAGCAGGTATGGCGTCTGTATGATGCAGCGGGGCAATACAAGGCGGATGTTATAGGACTTGCAGATGAGGTGATAGAGCCGCAGGTGGCACAGCGATACATACATCCTTTTTATAATCTTCAATCATTCACGTTCGCAGCGCACCAGGTGGAACCGCTTTTGCGCACGGTCATGCAGGCGGGCAATCGGTTACGTGCCGGCGAATCAGTACAAGAAATCCATGCACGGATGCGCGCACAACTGCAACGATTGGATAAAAGCTATGTGCGACTGTTAAATCCACACGTTTATAAGGTTTCGCTCACGGAGCGACTTGCGCAGTTAAAGAACACGCTCATCACAGCGCTCCGCCGCTAA
- a CDS encoding CheR family methyltransferase: protein MTAATEKSDITRSYLTLGKGVRPMSTLSDAEFAAFKTLIYEHSGITFSALNRSVLESRIRSRLRELALPSACAYYQQVLASSAELSALLDSVTTNLTRFFRNKAHFDSFSHYVIPELVKAKRSVGEHSITVWSAGCSTGEEPYTIAMLLKRYAPAAFSCQVIASDLSLKSLLVARQGYYPRARVSGVPDEYLRAYFRETQEGYQINADIRKMVRFDYHNLKHRSMHRNVDVLFCRNVLIYFDETAQKAVIERFWDAMSAHSFLFIGHSESLFGMNTKFSFLKTPWGCLCQKNDEGSAHECHAR from the coding sequence ATGACGGCTGCGACCGAAAAAAGCGATATAACACGCAGCTACCTGACACTCGGCAAGGGGGTAAGACCGATGAGCACACTCAGCGATGCGGAATTTGCCGCGTTTAAAACTCTTATTTACGAGCACAGCGGCATCACCTTTTCTGCACTTAATCGCTCGGTACTGGAAAGTAGAATTAGATCGCGCCTGCGCGAACTTGCCCTCCCTTCTGCGTGCGCATACTACCAGCAGGTCCTTGCAAGTAGCGCAGAGCTTTCTGCACTTCTCGATTCGGTAACCACAAATCTAACGCGTTTTTTCCGTAACAAAGCCCATTTTGACTCCTTCTCGCACTATGTCATTCCAGAATTGGTAAAAGCCAAGCGCAGCGTAGGTGAGCATTCCATAACCGTTTGGAGCGCAGGGTGCTCCACCGGGGAAGAGCCGTACACTATTGCAATGCTGCTGAAACGGTATGCGCCCGCTGCGTTCTCATGCCAGGTGATCGCGTCGGATCTCTCACTCAAATCGCTTCTCGTTGCACGCCAGGGCTACTACCCGCGCGCACGCGTCTCTGGAGTACCGGACGAATACCTCCGTGCATATTTTCGCGAAACACAGGAAGGATATCAAATTAACGCCGATATTAGGAAAATGGTTCGCTTCGATTATCATAACTTAAAACACCGTTCCATGCATCGAAACGTCGACGTGCTGTTCTGCAGAAACGTACTTATTTATTTTGATGAAACAGCCCAAAAGGCGGTTATTGAGCGATTTTGGGATGCGATGTCTGCTCACTCTTTTCTTTTCATTGGGCACTCTGAGTCTCTCTTTGGGATGAATACAAAGTTTTCTTTTCTAAAAACCCCGTGGGGCTGCCTGTGCCAGAAAAACGATGAAGGGTCAGCGCATGAATGCCACGCGCGGTAA
- a CDS encoding protein-glutamate methylesterase/protein-glutamine glutaminase, with the protein MKNTNDIAVLIVDDSALMRKVIGKVIEGAPGLSIAGKAMNGRFALDMLERVQPDVILLDLEMPHMNGLQFLEQRKRLRIDIPVIILSSIAKEGARVTMQCLELGASDFVTKPFGSESAHLRTVSRKIVDYVTAYGRRYKLLRRTRRCLAMDTPVERPAGEEDLNCLDTQERASLPSVCARAPARDRASYTITPTEGARQTRIVPLRESGALQIIAIGVSTGGPSALRHIFAQLDADLPQPVVVVQHMPAGFTREFAYSLNQVCALEVKEAQEGDLVRRGRVLIAPGDRHLTVERRSLATVAHINSDEPENGHRPSVDVLFESVARHFENRALGILMTGMGRDGAAQLARLYTEGSRTIAQDADSCIVYGMPRVACELGAVGEQVSLDDMAATINRYGKVFASS; encoded by the coding sequence ATGAAAAATACTAATGATATTGCTGTTTTAATCGTGGACGATTCTGCGCTCATGAGAAAGGTTATTGGAAAAGTCATTGAAGGAGCGCCGGGTCTTAGCATAGCGGGCAAGGCCATGAATGGGCGCTTTGCGCTTGACATGCTAGAGCGTGTACAGCCAGATGTCATCTTGCTCGACCTGGAAATGCCGCACATGAACGGGCTTCAGTTTCTTGAACAGCGGAAACGTCTACGCATTGATATTCCAGTAATCATTCTCTCTAGCATTGCAAAAGAAGGTGCACGGGTCACGATGCAATGTTTGGAGCTGGGGGCAAGTGACTTTGTCACCAAGCCTTTTGGATCTGAGTCTGCGCATTTGCGCACGGTTTCGCGCAAGATTGTCGATTACGTTACCGCGTATGGGAGACGCTACAAGTTGCTGCGCCGCACGCGCCGCTGTCTTGCCATGGACACACCTGTTGAGAGACCTGCCGGCGAGGAGGACTTGAATTGTTTAGATACCCAAGAGCGAGCCTCTCTGCCGTCTGTATGTGCACGTGCGCCCGCGCGTGACCGTGCATCCTACACAATCACCCCCACAGAGGGAGCGCGCCAAACGCGCATCGTGCCACTGCGTGAAAGTGGGGCACTGCAGATCATTGCAATCGGCGTATCAACGGGAGGACCTAGCGCGCTGCGTCATATCTTTGCACAGCTCGATGCAGATTTGCCGCAGCCGGTGGTAGTAGTGCAGCACATGCCTGCAGGTTTCACGCGTGAATTTGCGTACAGTCTTAACCAGGTATGTGCGCTGGAAGTAAAAGAAGCGCAAGAAGGAGACTTGGTGCGGCGTGGGCGTGTTTTGATTGCCCCCGGGGATCGCCATCTGACGGTAGAGCGGCGCTCCCTGGCAACTGTTGCGCACATCAACTCGGATGAACCGGAAAACGGTCACCGACCCAGCGTTGATGTGTTATTTGAGTCAGTAGCTCGCCATTTTGAAAACCGCGCATTGGGAATTTTAATGACAGGAATGGGAAGGGACGGTGCCGCGCAGCTTGCGCGTTTATACACAGAAGGCTCGCGTACAATTGCGCAGGACGCAGATTCGTGCATTGTATATGGAATGCCGCGTGTAGCCTGCGAACTTGGAGCAGTTGGCGAACAGGTGAGTCTTGATGATATGGCAGCGACAATAAATCGCTACGGCAAGGTGTTTGCCTCTTCCTGA